One region of Permianibacter fluminis genomic DNA includes:
- a CDS encoding chalcone isomerase family protein yields the protein MSSNRNADGLLSRIKPMLAMVLALVATASVSADDQVNTNTLASGAEVVLNGVGEARELTGSLYLGALYLEHRSNNPEVVATSIWSKRIAMRISAEKLYGRRLGQLWRERIAINSDRKLVTDLGKEIMQFVDAFKDTYIKGDEIDIDFTPDKGTTISVNGTQIAKIKKPELYEVLLRAWVGDKPPTAQFKVGVMGNADDATAIALQQQFAALKPTAKRIAETSTWAKKAEIASGG from the coding sequence GTGAGTAGCAATCGCAATGCAGATGGCCTGCTGTCGCGGATAAAGCCGATGCTGGCCATGGTGCTGGCACTGGTGGCCACCGCGTCGGTATCAGCCGATGATCAGGTCAATACCAATACGCTGGCCTCGGGGGCCGAGGTCGTACTGAACGGCGTCGGAGAAGCCCGCGAGCTGACCGGCAGCCTTTATCTCGGTGCGCTGTATCTGGAGCACCGCAGCAACAATCCGGAGGTGGTGGCCACCTCGATCTGGAGCAAGCGCATCGCCATGCGCATCAGCGCCGAGAAATTGTATGGGCGGCGGCTGGGGCAATTGTGGCGCGAACGCATTGCCATCAATTCGGACCGTAAACTGGTCACTGATCTCGGCAAGGAGATCATGCAGTTTGTTGATGCCTTCAAGGATACCTATATCAAGGGTGATGAAATTGATATCGATTTCACCCCGGATAAAGGCACAACGATCAGCGTCAACGGCACCCAGATCGCCAAGATCAAGAAACCGGAGCTCTATGAAGTGCTGCTGCGGGCGTGGGTGGGGGACAAACCGCCGACCGCCCAGTTCAAGGTCGGGGTGATGGGCAACGCGGACGATGCGACGGCCATTGCGCTGCAGCAACAGTTTGCGGCGTTGAAGCCAACAGCCAAGCGCATTGCCGAGACCAGTACCTGGGCCAAAAAAGCGGAAATCGCTTCAGGCGGCTGA